The Verrucomicrobiota bacterium genome has a segment encoding these proteins:
- a CDS encoding CocE/NonD family hydrolase: protein MVPARDGVRLNTDIFSPKDAAGPMPFLITRTPYGLRNDTNGFALTLRGAYRELVDEGFIFVFQDIRGRHKSEGEFEMLRPPRDQRDAKAIDEGTDTYDTIEWLLKNVPGNNGRAGMLGISYPGWLVTMGIIEPHPALKAASPQAPVADMFLGDDFHHNGAFRLSYGFEYAALLETGRTNYSFKFDKADTYEWYLALGPLKNANAKYFKGSLPTWNNYVAHPNYDAFWQRQAAWQHLREPKVATLTVAGWWDQEDFYGPLKTYSSLEKRDSNNVNRIVIGPWKHGSWSGGGSSLGPLQFGSDTARYFRKDVQAPFFAALLKDKGPHGLPEALTFQTGANEWKRYDAWPPKKGFTERKLYFREGGRLSFDAPASGSDKEFDTYISDPARPVPYRTRPIEPTYGPGSRWSEWLLENQRHVHNRPDVMSYVSDPLAEDTVIAGEAVAHLFAATSGTDSDWIVKLIDVFPDDHPRPEMQGYQLMVANEVFRGRFRKSFEKPEPLRPNVPAEFTWSLLALNHSFQKGHRLMVQVQSTWFPLIDRNPQKYVKNIFEADEKDFTPATQRIYRSRKLPSHIAVSVEVK, encoded by the coding sequence ATGGTGCCGGCGCGCGACGGCGTGCGCCTCAACACGGACATCTTCTCGCCCAAAGACGCCGCCGGCCCGATGCCGTTTCTCATCACGCGCACGCCTTACGGGCTGCGCAACGACACGAACGGCTTCGCCCTCACGCTGCGTGGCGCGTATCGCGAACTGGTGGACGAGGGGTTCATCTTTGTTTTCCAGGACATTCGCGGGCGCCACAAGTCGGAGGGTGAGTTCGAGATGCTGCGGCCGCCCCGCGACCAGCGTGACGCAAAGGCGATTGACGAGGGCACGGATACTTACGACACGATCGAGTGGCTGCTCAAGAACGTCCCCGGCAACAACGGCCGCGCGGGCATGCTCGGCATTTCGTATCCGGGCTGGCTCGTGACGATGGGGATCATCGAGCCGCATCCGGCGCTCAAGGCCGCGTCGCCCCAGGCGCCCGTGGCCGACATGTTCCTCGGCGACGATTTTCACCACAACGGCGCGTTCCGCCTGAGCTACGGCTTCGAGTATGCGGCACTGCTGGAGACGGGCCGCACGAACTACTCGTTCAAGTTCGACAAGGCCGACACTTACGAATGGTATCTCGCGCTCGGGCCGCTGAAGAACGCCAACGCGAAATACTTCAAGGGCTCGCTTCCGACGTGGAACAACTACGTGGCGCATCCGAACTACGACGCATTCTGGCAGCGCCAGGCCGCGTGGCAGCACTTGCGCGAGCCGAAGGTCGCCACGCTCACCGTCGCGGGCTGGTGGGATCAGGAGGATTTCTACGGGCCGCTCAAGACTTACTCGTCGCTGGAAAAGCGCGACTCGAATAACGTCAACCGCATCGTCATCGGCCCGTGGAAGCACGGGAGCTGGAGCGGCGGCGGGTCATCGCTCGGGCCGCTGCAATTTGGAAGCGACACGGCGCGGTATTTCCGCAAGGACGTGCAGGCGCCGTTCTTCGCCGCGCTGCTCAAGGACAAGGGGCCGCACGGTTTGCCCGAGGCGCTCACGTTCCAGACCGGCGCGAACGAGTGGAAACGCTACGACGCGTGGCCGCCGAAGAAGGGCTTCACCGAGCGCAAACTCTACTTTCGCGAGGGCGGCAGGCTGTCGTTCGATGCGCCGGCGAGCGGGAGCGACAAGGAGTTCGACACTTACATCTCCGACCCGGCGCGGCCGGTGCCGTATCGCACGCGGCCCATCGAGCCGACTTACGGCCCGGGCTCGCGCTGGAGCGAGTGGCTGCTCGAAAACCAGCGGCACGTCCACAACCGTCCCGACGTGATGAGCTACGTGAGCGACCCGCTTGCAGAGGACACGGTCATCGCCGGCGAGGCCGTCGCGCACTTGTTTGCCGCGACGAGCGGCACGGACAGCGACTGGATCGTGAAGTTGATCGACGTGTTCCCCGACGACCATCCGCGGCCCGAGATGCAGGGATATCAACTCATGGTGGCGAACGAAGTCTTCAGGGGGCGATTCCGCAAGAGCTTCGAGAAGCCCGAGCCGCTGCGGCCAAACGTGCCGGCAGAATTCACGTGGAGCCTGCTCGCGCTGAACCACAGCTTTCAGAAAGGCCATCGCCTCATGGTGCAGGTGCAGAGCACGTGGTTCCCCCTGATTGACCGCAACCCGCAGAAATACGTGAAGAACATCTTCGAAGCGGACGAGAAAGATTTCACGCCCGCGACGCAGCGGATTTATCGCTCACGAAAGCTGCCCTCGCACATCGCGGTGAGTGTGGAGGTGAAGTAG
- a CDS encoding TolC family protein: MNPSTSRPMQLRDLLATAVLCLPIGAAAQTSANVRPLSLDQCIEQALQKNLSIQIDRIGPEIATFNLESSLGSTYDPVASFSLSERFSSSPGRVDAATALRSPPSENYTDIWTPSIRGTLPSGTVLTLSGNLTRSSGTSFPLGFQYVDSASLSLTQPLLKNSWIDANRLNIRLNRKNITISELSLRLTLISTVNAVQQAYYDLTFAVENIKVQEASLALAEKLLAENKKRVELGAMAPLDEKQAESQVAARKADLLTALREVDATQNRLRNLLTDDYPAWSSVRIQPTDTLMALPQTFNVLESWQSGMANRPEVLQARLDVEKQNISLSYSYNQLFPSLDLTASYGHNGVGPTLSGALNDIQGGMFQSYSYGVVLSFPLSNRDAKSRYASGKANVAQSLLRLKKQEQDVVVQIDDAVKSAQTSYDKIDATRLARVYAEIALEAEQKKLESGKSTSFVVLQLQRDLTAARSAEIRAQADYNKAVAALRQAEGTTLSKAKIKVGAK; the protein is encoded by the coding sequence ATGAATCCTTCAACCTCCCGGCCCATGCAACTCCGAGACCTGCTGGCGACGGCGGTGCTTTGCCTGCCAATCGGCGCGGCGGCGCAGACGAGTGCCAACGTGCGTCCGCTTTCGCTCGACCAGTGCATCGAGCAGGCTCTTCAGAAGAACCTGAGCATCCAGATCGACCGCATCGGGCCGGAGATCGCGACCTTCAACCTCGAAAGCTCTCTGGGCTCGACCTACGACCCGGTGGCGAGCTTCAGCCTCAGCGAGCGCTTCAGTTCCAGTCCCGGCCGTGTCGATGCCGCGACGGCGCTGCGCAGCCCGCCGAGCGAGAATTACACCGACATCTGGACGCCGAGCATCCGTGGCACGCTCCCGAGCGGCACCGTGCTGACGCTTTCCGGCAACCTCACGCGCTCCAGCGGCACGAGTTTTCCGCTGGGCTTCCAATACGTGGACAGCGCGTCCCTCTCGCTCACGCAGCCGTTGCTCAAGAATTCGTGGATCGATGCCAACCGGCTGAACATCCGGCTCAACCGGAAGAACATCACGATCTCCGAGCTGTCGTTGCGGTTGACGCTGATCAGCACCGTCAACGCCGTGCAGCAGGCCTACTACGACCTCACCTTCGCGGTCGAGAACATCAAGGTGCAGGAGGCGTCGCTTGCGCTCGCGGAGAAACTGCTTGCCGAAAACAAGAAGCGCGTGGAACTCGGCGCCATGGCCCCGCTCGACGAGAAACAGGCCGAGTCGCAGGTGGCCGCGCGCAAGGCGGACCTGCTCACCGCGTTGCGCGAGGTGGACGCGACGCAGAACCGGCTTCGCAACCTGCTCACGGATGACTACCCGGCGTGGAGCAGCGTGCGCATCCAGCCCACCGACACCCTGATGGCCCTGCCGCAGACATTCAATGTGCTGGAGAGCTGGCAATCCGGGATGGCCAACCGGCCCGAGGTGCTCCAGGCGCGGCTGGACGTCGAGAAGCAGAACATTTCGCTGAGCTACAGTTACAACCAGTTGTTTCCCTCGCTCGACCTCACCGCGAGCTACGGGCACAACGGCGTCGGTCCGACGCTCTCCGGCGCGCTCAACGACATTCAGGGCGGCATGTTCCAGTCCTATTCCTACGGGGTCGTGCTCAGCTTCCCGCTCAGCAATCGAGATGCAAAGAGCCGCTACGCATCGGGAAAGGCGAACGTGGCGCAATCGCTGCTTCGCCTGAAAAAGCAGGAGCAGGACGTGGTCGTGCAGATTGACGACGCCGTGAAGTCCGCGCAAACGAGCTACGACAAGATCGACGCCACACGCCTTGCGCGCGTGTATGCGGAGATCGCGCTCGAGGCCGAGCAAAAGAAACTCGAGAGCGGCAAGAGCACGAGCTTCGTCGTTCTCCAACTCCAGCGCGACCTCACCGCCGCGCGTTCGGCCGAAATCCGCGCGCAGGCGGACTACAACAAGGCGGTTGCCGCTTTGCGACAGGCCGAGGGCACCACGCTCTCGAAGGCGAAAATCAAGGTGGGCGCAAAGTAG
- a CDS encoding PaaI family thioesterase: MQTLPHTLSCFVCGEANPLGLGLKFETDGRVVRTQFTPRAEHIGFKQTVHGGILATLLDEIMVWACGVQTKRFAYCAEMTVRFSATAQPGKPVVATAELVSDGRGRLFEARGEVRDESGALLASATGKYLPMKPDVEAEMRTELIGDFRAFR; encoded by the coding sequence ATGCAAACACTCCCTCACACGCTCTCATGCTTCGTCTGCGGCGAGGCGAATCCGCTTGGGCTCGGGCTGAAGTTCGAGACGGATGGGCGCGTGGTGCGCACGCAGTTCACGCCGCGCGCGGAGCACATCGGGTTCAAGCAGACGGTCCACGGCGGCATCCTCGCGACGCTGCTCGACGAAATCATGGTGTGGGCGTGCGGTGTGCAGACGAAACGCTTCGCCTACTGTGCCGAGATGACTGTGCGTTTCTCGGCGACGGCGCAACCGGGTAAGCCCGTGGTTGCAACCGCCGAACTCGTGTCGGATGGGCGTGGCCGGCTGTTCGAAGCCCGGGGCGAAGTTCGCGATGAGTCGGGCGCGCTGCTGGCGAGTGCTACTGGGAAGTATCTTCCGATGAAACCCGACGTGGAGGCCGAAATGCGAACGGAGTTGATCGGAGACTTCCGTGCGTTCCGCTGA
- a CDS encoding DUF1559 domain-containing protein, translated as MNDTMTSNPRMESVRRDGFTLIELLVVIAIIAILAGMLLPALAKAKAKGQAAVCQGNLRQMGLAIHLYVSDMDDKFPYSSLALVGGHPKGYSEWTWDDLIARYLAVDMTTLEFNDEFTPGRKVPKMLRCPTDKVEVIAVFATDPAVPARRSYTMPKHRMQAWIFNGVGPQAADWPPGPGNPCGIGLNWDNTFGATILRPGINWPTTTPANAGANPQGVENFRLSTLGDQSGTIALTERIQNSNIVGDGYANSPCETSNSSFQNVFPTARDAEFYRYHNGRFNYMFLDGHVQILKREETLGRINQNITNQSGMWTVLPGD; from the coding sequence ATGAACGACACCATGACCTCCAATCCGAGAATGGAATCCGTTCGTCGGGACGGGTTCACCCTCATCGAACTCCTCGTCGTCATTGCGATCATAGCAATTCTGGCGGGGATGCTGCTGCCGGCGCTGGCCAAGGCCAAGGCCAAGGGGCAAGCCGCCGTCTGTCAGGGAAACTTGCGGCAGATGGGCCTGGCCATACACCTTTACGTCAGCGACATGGATGACAAGTTTCCCTATTCCTCGCTTGCACTCGTCGGTGGGCATCCCAAGGGCTATTCGGAATGGACTTGGGACGACCTTATCGCTCGCTACCTTGCGGTGGACATGACGACGCTAGAATTCAACGACGAGTTTACCCCGGGTCGCAAGGTGCCCAAAATGCTGCGATGCCCGACGGACAAAGTCGAGGTCATCGCGGTTTTCGCCACGGACCCCGCCGTTCCTGCGCGCCGAAGCTACACAATGCCGAAGCACCGAATGCAGGCGTGGATTTTCAACGGCGTAGGTCCGCAAGCCGCCGACTGGCCTCCCGGCCCGGGCAATCCGTGCGGCATCGGCCTGAATTGGGACAACACATTTGGGGCGACGATCTTGCGGCCTGGAATCAACTGGCCAACGACCACGCCAGCAAACGCAGGCGCCAACCCGCAGGGCGTGGAAAACTTTCGCTTGTCCACGCTTGGGGACCAGAGCGGCACGATTGCCCTGACCGAACGAATCCAGAACTCCAACATCGTTGGTGATGGCTACGCAAACAGTCCGTGCGAGACTTCGAACTCGAGCTTTCAAAACGTCTTCCCCACCGCACGTGATGCCGAGTTCTACCGGTATCACAATGGCCGCTTCAACTACATGTTCCTCGACGGCCATGTGCAGATTCTCAAACGCGAGGAGACTCTGGGCCGGATCAACCAGAACATCACCAACCAGAGCGGGATGTGGACCGTGCTCCCCGGTGATTAG
- a CDS encoding pyruvate carboxylase — protein sequence MSSGRPVTEAAALAATAFTPPRPRKLLVANRSEIAIRIFRAATELGLQTVAIYAQEDRLGIHRFKADEAYQVGAGKGPVGAYLDIEGIVALAKERGVDLIHPGYGFLSENADFADACAKAGITFVGPRPELLRLMGDKTAARGLAKTIGVPTLPGTEEPVEDRDEALRIAKEIGFPLIIKAAFGGGGRGMRVVHKAADLADLLDEARGEAGRAFGNPAVFLERYIPRAKHIEVQILGDRHGNVLHLHERDCSVQRRHQKVVEIAPSIGLDDHVRRELCLAAVRMAKEVRYDNAGTIEFLFDLDRNEWFFIEMNPRIQVEHTVTEVITGIDLVRSQILVAQNHALHGTELDLPPQEDVPRMGFAVQCRVTTEDPENKFTPDYGKILTYRSAAGFGIRLDGGMGDSGSLITPFYDSLLVKITASGRSFPIALQRMDRALREFRIRGVKTNIPFLENVIANDAFRTGAATTALLDTTPALFTFKVRRDRATRLLNFLGNVIVNGNPHAKGCKPGGPLPAARPPEWDHKQPPPDGTRDLLRKLGARKFAEWTREQKRLLVTDTTFRDAHQSLLATRVRSFDMLAASDAIARRTPGLFSLEMWGGATFDTAMRFLHEDPWERLRQLRARIPNICFQMLFRGSNAVGYSNYPDNVVAGFVKHAAASGIDIFRIFDSLNYTPNLRVAMEAVQETHAVCEAAVCYTGDILDPRRDKYPLKYYVNLARELGKMGAHIIAIKDMAGLCRPYAAYKLVKALREEVALPVHFHTHDTSGINSASILRASDAGVDVVDLALASMSGSTSQPNLNSTVAALQRTPRDTRIDLAALNEFSDYWDEVREFYKPFDTAPRSGSAEVYLHEMPGGQYTNLKEQAASMGLAHRWHEIARTYAEVNQLFGDIVKVTPSSKVVGDMTMFLITRGIKPADVVNLEPGSVPFPASVIDMMHGGLGQPMGGWPERVQKVVLGNKRPLHGRPGEDLAPLNLKKTRDELGAKLKRDATDDDLYSHLMYPEVFADFAKIQRDYGDVGLLPTPAFFYGLKPGEEVSVNIEQGKTLFIKLINIGGPDKDGTRTLTFELNGISREAAIADKAVQPKAKARVKADPADPLHVGAPMPGVITSLAVGVGAKVAKGDKLLTLEAMKMQTTLYANAGGVVEEIAAQVGDTVESKDLLVRLR from the coding sequence ATGAGTTCCGGCAGACCTGTCACCGAAGCTGCGGCCCTCGCCGCGACCGCGTTCACGCCGCCGCGGCCCAGGAAGCTTCTCGTCGCCAACCGCAGCGAGATCGCCATCCGCATTTTCCGCGCCGCCACGGAGCTCGGCTTGCAGACGGTCGCCATCTATGCGCAGGAAGACCGTCTCGGCATCCATCGCTTCAAGGCGGACGAAGCCTACCAGGTCGGCGCGGGCAAGGGCCCCGTCGGCGCGTATCTCGACATCGAGGGCATCGTCGCGCTCGCCAAGGAACGCGGCGTGGACCTCATCCATCCCGGTTACGGGTTCCTCTCCGAGAACGCGGACTTCGCCGACGCGTGCGCGAAGGCTGGCATCACCTTCGTCGGACCGCGGCCCGAGTTGCTCCGGCTCATGGGCGACAAGACGGCCGCGCGCGGGCTCGCCAAGACAATCGGCGTGCCCACGTTGCCGGGCACCGAGGAGCCGGTCGAGGACCGCGACGAGGCGCTGCGCATCGCGAAGGAGATCGGCTTCCCGCTCATCATCAAAGCCGCGTTCGGCGGCGGCGGGCGCGGGATGCGCGTGGTGCACAAGGCCGCCGACCTCGCGGACCTGCTCGACGAGGCGCGCGGCGAAGCGGGCCGCGCGTTCGGCAATCCCGCCGTCTTCCTCGAGAGATACATCCCGCGCGCCAAGCACATCGAGGTGCAGATCCTCGGCGACCGCCACGGCAACGTGCTCCACCTCCACGAGCGCGACTGCTCCGTGCAGCGCCGTCACCAAAAGGTCGTCGAGATCGCGCCGAGCATCGGGCTCGATGATCATGTGCGCCGCGAGTTGTGCCTCGCCGCCGTCCGCATGGCGAAGGAAGTCCGCTACGACAACGCGGGCACCATCGAGTTCCTGTTCGACCTCGACCGCAACGAATGGTTCTTCATCGAGATGAACCCGCGCATCCAGGTCGAGCACACGGTCACCGAGGTCATCACGGGCATTGACCTCGTGCGTTCGCAGATTCTCGTCGCTCAAAACCACGCGCTGCACGGCACAGAACTCGACCTCCCGCCACAGGAGGACGTGCCGCGGATGGGCTTCGCCGTGCAATGCCGCGTCACGACCGAGGACCCGGAGAACAAGTTCACGCCCGACTACGGCAAGATTCTCACCTATCGGTCGGCGGCGGGCTTCGGCATCCGTCTCGACGGGGGCATGGGCGACTCGGGCAGCCTCATCACGCCGTTCTACGATTCGCTGCTCGTGAAGATCACCGCCTCGGGGCGCTCGTTCCCGATCGCGTTGCAGCGCATGGACCGCGCGCTGCGCGAGTTCCGCATCCGCGGCGTCAAGACCAACATCCCGTTCCTCGAAAACGTCATCGCGAACGACGCCTTCCGCACCGGCGCCGCGACGACCGCGCTGCTGGACACCACGCCCGCGCTGTTCACGTTCAAGGTCCGCCGCGACCGCGCCACGCGCCTGCTCAACTTCCTCGGCAACGTCATCGTCAACGGCAACCCGCACGCGAAAGGCTGCAAGCCCGGCGGCCCGCTGCCCGCCGCGCGGCCGCCAGAGTGGGACCACAAGCAGCCGCCACCCGACGGCACGCGCGACCTGTTGCGCAAGCTCGGCGCGCGGAAGTTCGCCGAGTGGACGCGCGAGCAGAAGCGCCTGCTCGTCACCGACACCACGTTCCGCGACGCGCACCAGTCGCTGCTCGCCACGCGCGTGCGCAGCTTCGACATGCTCGCCGCCTCGGACGCCATCGCGCGGCGCACGCCGGGATTGTTTTCGCTGGAGATGTGGGGCGGCGCGACGTTCGACACCGCGATGCGCTTCCTGCACGAGGACCCATGGGAGCGCCTGCGCCAGTTGCGCGCGCGCATCCCGAACATCTGCTTCCAGATGCTCTTCCGCGGCAGCAACGCCGTCGGCTACTCGAACTATCCCGACAACGTCGTCGCCGGTTTCGTGAAGCACGCGGCCGCATCCGGCATTGATATCTTCCGCATCTTCGACTCGCTCAACTACACGCCCAACCTCCGGGTCGCGATGGAGGCCGTACAGGAAACGCACGCCGTCTGCGAAGCCGCCGTCTGCTACACCGGCGACATCCTCGACCCCAGGCGCGACAAGTATCCGCTCAAGTATTACGTCAACCTCGCGCGCGAACTCGGGAAGATGGGGGCGCACATCATCGCCATCAAGGACATGGCGGGACTCTGCCGGCCTTACGCCGCCTACAAACTGGTCAAGGCGCTCCGCGAGGAAGTCGCGCTGCCCGTGCACTTCCACACGCACGACACCAGCGGCATCAACTCCGCGTCCATCCTGCGCGCGAGCGACGCGGGCGTGGACGTGGTGGACCTCGCGCTCGCCTCGATGAGCGGCAGCACGAGCCAGCCCAACTTGAACTCCACCGTCGCCGCGCTCCAGCGCACGCCGCGCGACACCCGGATCGACCTCGCCGCGCTCAACGAGTTCTCCGACTACTGGGACGAAGTGCGCGAGTTCTACAAACCCTTCGACACCGCGCCCCGCAGCGGCAGCGCCGAGGTGTATCTGCACGAGATGCCCGGCGGCCAATACACCAACCTCAAGGAACAGGCCGCGAGCATGGGCCTCGCGCACCGCTGGCACGAAATCGCCCGCACCTACGCCGAGGTCAACCAGCTCTTCGGCGACATCGTCAAGGTCACCCCCTCCTCCAAGGTCGTCGGCGACATGACCATGTTCCTCATCACCCGCGGCATCAAGCCCGCCGACGTGGTGAACCTCGAGCCCGGCTCCGTGCCGTTCCCGGCCAGCGTGATAGACATGATGCACGGCGGCCTCGGCCAGCCGATGGGCGGATGGCCCGAGCGCGTGCAGAAGGTCGTCCTCGGCAACAAACGCCCCCTTCACGGCCGCCCCGGCGAAGACCTCGCCCCGCTGAACTTGAAGAAGACCCGCGACGAACTCGGCGCAAAGCTCAAGCGCGACGCCACCGACGACGACCTTTACTCCCACCTCATGTATCCCGAAGTCTTCGCCGACTTCGCGAAAATCCAGCGCGACTACGGCGACGTGGGCCTCCTTCCCACGCCCGCCTTCTTCTACGGCCTCAAGCCCGGCGAGGAAGTCTCCGTGAACATCGAGCAGGGCAAGACCCTTTTCATCAAGCTCATCAACATCGGCGGGCCGGACAAGGACGGCACGCGCACGCTGACCTTCGAGCTCAACGGCATCTCGCGCGAGGCGGCCATCGCCGACAAGGCGGTGCAGCCCAAGGCCAAGGCCCGCGTGAAGGCCGACCCCGCCGACCCGCTGCACGTCGGCGCGCCCATGCCCGGCGTCATCACCTCGCTCGCCGTCGGCGTCGGCGCGAAGGTGGCGAAGGGCGACAAGCTGCTCACCCTCGAGGCGATGAAAATGCAGACCACCCTCTACGCCAACGCCGGCGGCGTGGTGGAAGAAATCGCCGCCCAAGTCGGCGACACCGTGGAGAGCAAGGACCTGCTCGTGCGGCTGCGGTAA